Proteins encoded together in one Novipirellula caenicola window:
- a CDS encoding BON domain-containing protein: MIQQPSQDIAIAANAVLAKSSVTELRQLRVDESGSELKLSGLVRSFYHKQLAQETVRGVAGALRVNNAVRVSG, encoded by the coding sequence ATGATTCAGCAGCCTAGTCAGGACATCGCCATCGCCGCCAATGCCGTCCTCGCCAAAAGTTCGGTTACCGAGTTACGTCAGTTGCGAGTCGATGAAAGCGGAAGTGAGTTGAAGCTCAGCGGGCTGGTTCGCAGTTTCTATCACAAGCAGCTCGCTCAAGAGACGGTGCGTGGCGTCGCAGGTGCATTGCGAGTGAACAATGCCGTCCGAGTCAGCGGTTAA
- a CDS encoding DEAD/DEAH box helicase, whose protein sequence is MNYVVQKSETAEIPGFDDLDLSPVMRRALKHAGFEKPSPIQAQLIPLALEGEDVIGQARTGTGKTAAFAIPILEQLDPLEECRDPQAIIIVPTRELADQVGRETQMLAHGVPTEVAVLAGGKDIKRQLRQLENGVQIVVGTPGRLHDHLQRRSLRTGNVWCVVLDEADRMLDIGFRPQIERILRKCSKDRQTLLLSATLPPTVRRLAETYMHEPAVIDCCDKDIAVDTIEQRYFTVSHDKKLELLERLLERENPKQAIIFCRTKRGTDRLYRQLSRTYPACGSMHGDLAQRERDRVLQQLRDDKLQILVATDVVGRGIDISTISHIINYDMPQDCDDYVHRVGRTGRMGRDGIAFTFVVPGEGDSLTSIEQRINKQLKRDHFEGLDPPAAVQLAPKAEETVKKAAPKLNPMHRKVTRRRR, encoded by the coding sequence ATGAATTACGTGGTACAAAAGTCGGAAACCGCCGAGATCCCTGGATTTGACGATCTCGATCTATCCCCTGTGATGCGACGTGCGCTGAAGCACGCTGGATTTGAGAAACCAAGTCCCATCCAGGCTCAATTGATCCCGCTTGCCTTGGAAGGCGAGGACGTGATCGGGCAAGCACGAACCGGAACGGGTAAAACCGCCGCGTTTGCGATCCCAATTCTCGAGCAGCTCGATCCGCTCGAAGAATGCCGTGATCCTCAAGCGATCATCATCGTTCCCACCCGTGAACTAGCCGACCAAGTCGGACGGGAAACTCAGATGTTGGCCCATGGCGTGCCAACCGAAGTCGCCGTATTGGCTGGCGGCAAGGACATCAAACGCCAACTGCGCCAACTCGAAAATGGCGTTCAGATCGTGGTTGGCACCCCAGGCCGGTTGCATGATCATCTGCAGCGTCGGTCGCTTCGCACCGGCAATGTATGGTGCGTCGTGCTGGATGAAGCCGACCGCATGCTCGATATCGGATTTCGCCCGCAAATCGAACGGATTTTGCGGAAATGTTCCAAGGATCGGCAAACATTGCTGCTCTCAGCGACGCTTCCCCCCACCGTTCGCCGGTTGGCCGAAACGTACATGCACGAGCCAGCGGTGATCGATTGTTGCGACAAGGACATCGCCGTCGACACGATCGAGCAGCGATACTTTACCGTTTCGCATGACAAAAAACTGGAATTGCTCGAACGACTGCTCGAACGCGAGAATCCGAAGCAAGCGATCATTTTCTGTCGTACCAAGCGTGGAACGGACCGTCTTTATCGCCAATTGAGCCGGACCTATCCCGCCTGTGGCAGCATGCATGGTGACTTGGCTCAACGCGAACGAGACCGAGTGCTTCAGCAACTGCGGGACGACAAACTACAAATCTTGGTCGCCACCGATGTGGTGGGGCGGGGAATCGACATCAGCACGATTTCTCACATCATCAATTATGACATGCCACAAGATTGCGATGACTACGTTCATCGCGTTGGGCGGACCGGCCGTATGGGACGCGATGGCATCGCGTTCACGTTTGTGGTTCCCGGCGAAGGCGACTCGTTGACCAGCATCGAACAGCGGATCAACAAGCAGCTAAAACGAGATCATTTTGAAGGCCTCGATCCTCCTGCGGCAGTCCAATTGGCTCCCAAAGCCGAAGAGACAGTCAAGAAAGCGGCTCCTAAATTGAATCCGATGCACCGCAAAGTGACTCGTCGGCGTCGTTGA
- a CDS encoding diguanylate cyclase, with amino-acid sequence MILDLAIALSCAGVGVVCGWIMNGLGWGVDFEDGDDKLTLVERSELEQVKAEYERLATAADRLREYATSMAMDVDKHQTSVQAVSDVLTSESTFSADELGEAVNRLIEANETMQSKLKSAQERISEQADQLESAERRAQTDALTRVSNRGAFDEHLARRHILGPGRAGTLMLLDVDHFKKFNDEHGHRAGDEVLKVVANMLHARLKSYGIVARFGGEEFAAIIDGYTVEESKRIVESARAAIGQHIVEFEGKELAVTASIGLAELLEDESIEQWIERADAAMYHSKKHGRNCGHSMNGTTPELITLGTESALIPDIDTAPTVTIKPKKQDAAKAKPSSTQPNRGAFSSLPTRAALNAAMGDMQERSKSIGLPTQIMKLHVTGTPAAGAMRTLLQIVRATLRSVDRIGADDATTLLVCMPGIDDEDAQERVKQIQSSAASLQFGESETSDAPRLQITIVPVELDETLDQAFARVATPSAASESDSATEVSETSLADKSPQPANESPDRKSSATETETEPTKSPSSGSPAAAAIPPLTSPLPSGTASSEA; translated from the coding sequence ATGATTCTCGACTTAGCAATCGCATTGAGCTGTGCCGGCGTCGGTGTCGTTTGTGGATGGATCATGAACGGGCTTGGCTGGGGCGTCGATTTTGAAGACGGCGACGACAAACTTACGCTGGTGGAACGATCAGAACTCGAGCAAGTCAAAGCCGAATACGAGCGACTTGCCACGGCGGCCGATCGACTTCGCGAATACGCCACGTCGATGGCGATGGACGTCGACAAACATCAAACCAGCGTCCAAGCGGTCAGCGATGTGTTGACATCTGAATCGACCTTTTCAGCGGACGAACTTGGCGAAGCGGTCAATCGTTTGATCGAAGCCAACGAGACGATGCAGTCCAAACTGAAATCGGCTCAAGAACGAATTTCCGAGCAAGCCGACCAACTTGAATCCGCCGAGCGGCGGGCACAAACGGACGCGTTGACGCGGGTTTCCAACCGCGGTGCCTTTGACGAACATTTGGCGCGGCGTCATATCCTCGGCCCTGGACGCGCAGGCACACTGATGTTGTTGGATGTGGACCATTTCAAGAAATTCAATGACGAACATGGCCACCGCGCCGGCGACGAGGTGCTGAAGGTGGTTGCCAATATGTTGCACGCGAGACTGAAGTCGTACGGGATCGTCGCGCGGTTCGGGGGCGAAGAATTCGCGGCCATTATCGATGGCTACACCGTCGAAGAATCCAAACGGATCGTCGAATCGGCTCGCGCCGCGATCGGACAACACATCGTCGAATTCGAAGGCAAAGAGCTTGCCGTGACCGCCAGCATCGGGTTGGCCGAACTGCTCGAAGACGAGTCGATCGAACAATGGATCGAACGTGCCGACGCCGCGATGTACCACTCAAAGAAACATGGACGCAATTGCGGTCACTCGATGAACGGGACGACGCCGGAATTGATCACGTTGGGTACGGAATCTGCGCTGATTCCGGACATCGACACGGCTCCCACGGTCACGATCAAACCCAAAAAACAAGACGCCGCCAAAGCGAAACCTTCATCGACTCAGCCGAACCGCGGCGCGTTTTCGAGTCTGCCGACCCGCGCGGCACTGAACGCGGCGATGGGCGATATGCAAGAACGTTCCAAGTCGATTGGATTGCCCACACAGATCATGAAGCTTCACGTCACTGGCACACCAGCGGCCGGAGCGATGCGAACGCTGCTGCAGATTGTGCGAGCGACACTGCGAAGCGTCGATCGCATCGGCGCCGACGACGCCACCACGCTGCTTGTGTGCATGCCGGGGATCGACGACGAAGATGCTCAAGAACGCGTTAAACAAATTCAATCGTCCGCTGCCTCGTTACAATTCGGCGAATCGGAAACCAGCGATGCACCCCGGTTGCAGATCACGATCGTTCCGGTCGAACTTGACGAGACGCTGGACCAGGCGTTTGCTCGGGTTGCGACCCCGTCGGCCGCATCCGAGTCAGATTCGGCGACCGAGGTTAGCGAAACATCGCTGGCTGACAAATCACCCCAGCCCGCCAACGAATCTCCCGACAGGAAATCATCCGCGACCGAAACGGAAACCGAGCCGACGAAATCGCCATCCTCCGGATCTCCTGCGGCTGCAGCGATACCCCCGCTGACATCTCCGCTGCCAAGTGGAACGGCTTCCTCGGAAGCCTAG
- a CDS encoding ABC transporter permease, whose translation MHLKNIGIFALLIAIIVITSWINGVFVAPANLKTLVRDTSLYGLISIGVAMVIITGGIDLSIGSMIALCGVMLVQVINIRHERIDFSSTIAAVQNEPTEGFDKPTLRFTDPPPDLRDGDRLVYESYRGESTINVYRSVNVDDQVWIETHDSLRSIKPGLAIQIDKIQYTPPLLACGIVLLFAAFLGLIHGLLITRANLQPFVVTLCGLLIYRGMARVWTGDDQVGLLSALSDFKATVTGKAIEIPVPLIGRVSGERESFAEIVWIDFPVTGVLLAIVAVIAWVFLNRTIWGRHLIATGENKQAAFYSGVATDRLIVLAYVVCAMLAGLAGILFMLEWNSIQPGSSGSFYELYAIAAAVLGGCSLRGGRGAILGVIAGAAVMRCLYKAIIVLDIPQEWEMVIIGAALLASVLVDEIIRRFQLARRLRRHDSGGSDSGSSDRGGSDSGW comes from the coding sequence GTGCATTTAAAAAACATTGGTATCTTTGCATTGCTGATTGCGATCATCGTGATCACCTCTTGGATCAATGGCGTCTTCGTCGCCCCGGCGAATCTGAAGACCTTGGTGCGTGACACCAGTCTGTATGGTTTGATCTCGATTGGTGTCGCGATGGTGATCATCACAGGCGGCATCGATCTTTCGATCGGTTCGATGATCGCACTGTGCGGCGTGATGTTGGTGCAAGTGATCAATATCCGCCACGAGCGAATTGATTTTTCCAGCACGATTGCGGCCGTTCAAAACGAACCAACCGAAGGGTTTGATAAACCCACGCTCCGCTTCACCGACCCACCACCGGATTTGCGAGATGGCGATCGATTGGTCTACGAAAGTTACCGCGGGGAATCGACAATCAACGTCTATCGCAGCGTCAACGTGGACGATCAAGTATGGATCGAAACACACGATTCGCTGCGATCGATTAAACCGGGGCTGGCGATCCAGATCGACAAGATCCAGTACACCCCGCCGCTATTGGCGTGTGGCATCGTGCTGTTGTTCGCGGCATTCCTCGGGTTGATTCATGGGCTGCTGATCACGCGTGCGAACTTGCAGCCCTTTGTCGTCACGCTCTGCGGATTGCTGATTTACCGTGGGATGGCGCGAGTTTGGACGGGCGATGACCAAGTCGGGCTGCTGAGTGCATTGTCGGATTTCAAAGCGACCGTGACAGGGAAAGCGATCGAAATCCCCGTCCCGCTGATCGGTCGGGTGTCGGGCGAACGGGAATCGTTCGCCGAGATCGTCTGGATCGACTTTCCGGTCACCGGCGTGCTGCTGGCGATCGTCGCGGTCATCGCTTGGGTTTTTCTGAACCGCACGATTTGGGGACGTCATTTGATCGCCACCGGAGAAAACAAGCAGGCTGCTTTTTACAGCGGCGTTGCCACCGATCGGTTGATCGTGCTGGCCTATGTCGTGTGTGCCATGCTAGCGGGATTGGCAGGCATCCTGTTCATGCTCGAGTGGAATTCGATCCAACCTGGATCCAGCGGCTCATTTTACGAACTCTACGCGATTGCCGCCGCCGTGCTCGGTGGCTGCTCGCTGCGGGGGGGACGCGGTGCGATCCTAGGCGTCATCGCGGGTGCCGCCGTGATGCGGTGTCTGTACAAAGCGATCATCGTGCTGGACATCCCTCAAGAATGGGAAATGGTCATCATTGGGGCCGCATTGCTGGCCAGCGTGCTGGTGGATGAAATCATCCGTCGGTTCCAGTTGGCCCGGCGATTGCGACGCCACGACTCAGGCGGCAGTGATTCGGGCAGCAGCGATCGGGGTGGTAGCGATTCGGGGTGGTAG
- a CDS encoding sugar ABC transporter ATP-binding protein codes for MSDPAATDSPTDPSSASVASENLTPAPPETARLAVSGISKQFPGVLALDHVSLHVMAGETLAVIGENGAGKSTLMKILAGIQPPDRGQILFGGVPVHFASTAAAMEAGVSLIHQELNLHENLSVAENIFLGREPNRWGIVDRKTMEALAETALRRVGLAISPRTSVAELSTAARQLVEVAKAISTEASVVIMDEPTSSLSTREALQLFEVVDSLRNANVSVIYISHRMAEVTRLADRVEVLRDGRNAGTLYKHAQDKKDQIHHESMVSRMVGRDIDKRFHRTAIPSGDVVLKVSGLRTPFPDAAPVDFSLRAGEIVGIGGLVGSGRSELLESIFGVTPPREGKIEVAGRLIPSGNVPAAITAGLALVPEDRKRTGLLIESSVRENATIVGISDCDTAPWVSQRWQHRVTAALIDQLQVKTASQETMIANLSGGNQQKIALGKWLIEHPKVLMLDEPTRGVDVGATDEIYRLLESLAKQGMAILFVSSEMEELLALADRVIVMHEGRVTGSLLRSEMSEEAIMRLAVGIAGEPPPTTA; via the coding sequence ATGTCCGATCCAGCCGCTACCGATTCCCCGACCGATCCATCATCAGCGAGCGTAGCCTCTGAGAACTTGACTCCTGCGCCGCCGGAAACTGCCCGATTGGCCGTATCGGGAATCTCAAAACAATTTCCCGGGGTGTTGGCGTTGGACCATGTTTCGCTGCACGTGATGGCGGGCGAAACGTTAGCGGTGATCGGCGAAAACGGGGCAGGCAAGAGTACGTTGATGAAAATCTTGGCGGGGATTCAGCCACCGGATCGAGGCCAGATCCTGTTTGGCGGCGTTCCAGTCCACTTCGCCTCCACCGCCGCGGCCATGGAGGCAGGCGTATCGCTGATTCATCAAGAATTGAACCTGCACGAGAATTTGTCGGTCGCCGAAAACATCTTCCTCGGACGCGAACCGAATCGATGGGGAATCGTGGATCGCAAGACCATGGAAGCGTTAGCCGAAACCGCGCTGCGGCGTGTTGGGTTGGCGATTTCGCCTCGCACATCGGTCGCCGAACTTTCCACCGCAGCGCGGCAATTGGTCGAGGTCGCCAAAGCGATCTCAACCGAAGCGTCGGTGGTCATCATGGATGAACCAACCAGCAGTCTCAGCACACGAGAAGCGTTGCAATTATTCGAGGTGGTCGATTCGCTTCGTAACGCTAACGTCAGCGTGATTTATATCTCGCACCGGATGGCCGAAGTCACTCGGTTGGCCGATCGAGTGGAAGTGCTCCGCGACGGACGCAACGCTGGAACGCTGTACAAACACGCCCAAGACAAAAAGGATCAAATCCATCATGAGTCGATGGTTTCCCGGATGGTCGGCCGCGATATCGACAAGCGTTTTCATCGCACCGCGATTCCCTCAGGCGACGTGGTGCTGAAGGTCAGCGGGCTGCGAACCCCATTTCCTGATGCGGCGCCCGTCGATTTTTCGCTACGCGCCGGTGAGATCGTCGGCATCGGCGGGTTGGTGGGATCGGGACGCAGCGAGCTGCTGGAATCGATTTTTGGGGTCACGCCGCCGCGTGAGGGCAAGATCGAAGTTGCAGGCCGCTTGATTCCCAGCGGCAATGTCCCAGCGGCGATCACCGCTGGATTGGCCTTGGTTCCCGAGGATCGCAAACGCACCGGATTGTTGATCGAGTCCTCGGTCCGCGAAAACGCCACGATCGTCGGCATTTCAGACTGCGACACCGCGCCGTGGGTTAGCCAGCGTTGGCAGCACCGGGTCACCGCAGCGTTGATCGATCAATTGCAGGTGAAAACGGCATCCCAAGAAACCATGATCGCCAACTTGTCCGGAGGCAATCAACAAAAAATTGCGTTGGGCAAATGGCTGATCGAACACCCCAAGGTGCTGATGCTTGACGAACCAACGCGGGGCGTCGACGTGGGTGCAACGGACGAGATCTATCGGCTGCTCGAATCGTTGGCAAAACAGGGAATGGCAATCCTGTTTGTCAGTAGCGAGATGGAAGAATTGCTGGCGTTGGCCGACCGCGTGATCGTCATGCACGAAGGCCGCGTCACCGGTTCGCTGCTGCGATCGGAAATGTCCGAGGAAGCCATCATGCGGTTGGCGGTGGGGATCGCGGGCGAACCGCCACCGACGACCGCTTGA
- a CDS encoding type II secretion system protein, which produces MIRSADPSSIMLNRPTQKRNGFSLLEILLSIAILGGSLAVLSQLALTGTDAAREARELSVARILCQTKLSEILLQDISPQSLPMSPVESADTGSMIPFQYSVEVQPGSLDGLLSVRVTVEATDPDSGVAIATYALTRWMIDPALGLAEAEAEEEAAEEAEAAEAAE; this is translated from the coding sequence ATGATTCGCTCAGCCGACCCTTCATCGATCATGCTCAATCGTCCCACGCAAAAACGCAACGGGTTTTCGCTGCTCGAGATTCTGCTCTCGATCGCCATCCTAGGCGGTTCGTTGGCAGTGCTCAGCCAGCTTGCGTTGACCGGAACCGATGCGGCACGCGAAGCACGCGAGTTGTCGGTGGCGCGGATTTTGTGTCAGACGAAGTTGTCTGAGATTTTGTTGCAAGACATTTCGCCGCAGAGTTTGCCGATGTCGCCGGTTGAGTCCGCGGACACGGGATCGATGATCCCCTTTCAATACTCGGTCGAAGTCCAGCCTGGATCGCTTGACGGGTTGTTGTCCGTCCGCGTGACTGTCGAAGCGACCGATCCCGATAGCGGAGTGGCGATCGCGACCTATGCGTTGACTCGCTGGATGATCGATCCCGCTTTGGGACTCGCCGAAGCGGAAGCCGAGGAAGAAGCGGCCGAGGAAGCCGAAGCTGCCGAGGCCGCCGAATGA
- a CDS encoding HAMP domain-containing sensor histidine kinase, whose protein sequence is MSESSPQLQASLRNPTQPPAMSRPHGFDAAHIASHQIASGQIATESEFDDTVNAIVQMMSETAVDLRTPLTTVRASLRSLVAGNQGAVSESQLQTLSDAIDQCDCMDQIVGEMMQLQRLRAGLPRVRRRWVAVTEIRRAVDESLRPWLLRGQMDVLWDGADDSKVIVFADPDMLRRLLVNLVASAIRTSVQGDDILIRLQMAPSGGAITWSVVDRGEGISQQQMKQIELRRKSSARNEGLGLAISRQLAALHFSPLRLRSRVGWGTEVSFQTPVSGSKSVAESWVRWRQRGGMNRRAASENSSSGSASHIQRHVRLDPPMLSVELAHDSVVPRLHDLATVTTVSMGAAMSRADADQFDSLLQRDAWLFDLIYRVDTRRWICVLDGDSEESRRRALIITETARQKMGSVRLDWGLPSPLDLQHRGAAAKLSDLFVRETLAASSSATVTDANQVRLGTAPIAMSPVAAERLDEELRRLAERLQRQAVTVSGQAEMLRP, encoded by the coding sequence GTGTCTGAATCATCGCCCCAGCTTCAAGCATCGTTACGGAATCCGACACAGCCGCCTGCGATGTCGCGACCTCATGGTTTCGACGCAGCACATATCGCTTCGCACCAAATCGCGTCCGGCCAAATTGCTACGGAGTCGGAATTTGACGACACCGTCAATGCGATCGTGCAGATGATGAGCGAAACGGCGGTCGATCTACGCACGCCCTTGACCACGGTACGCGCATCGCTTCGATCGCTGGTCGCAGGCAATCAGGGAGCGGTCAGTGAGTCCCAGTTGCAAACGCTATCCGACGCGATCGATCAATGCGATTGCATGGATCAAATCGTTGGTGAAATGATGCAGCTGCAGCGGTTGCGTGCCGGGTTACCTCGAGTCCGTCGCCGCTGGGTTGCCGTTACTGAGATCCGCCGCGCGGTCGATGAGTCGCTACGGCCTTGGTTGCTGCGAGGTCAAATGGATGTGCTTTGGGATGGCGCCGATGATTCCAAGGTGATCGTGTTTGCCGATCCTGACATGCTCCGCCGTTTGTTGGTGAATTTGGTTGCCAGCGCGATCCGCACGTCGGTCCAAGGCGATGACATCTTGATTCGCTTGCAGATGGCTCCGAGCGGCGGTGCGATCACGTGGTCCGTGGTCGATCGTGGCGAAGGGATTTCGCAACAACAAATGAAGCAGATCGAGCTCCGACGCAAATCGTCGGCTCGCAATGAAGGGCTCGGGTTGGCGATCAGCCGTCAATTGGCGGCGCTGCATTTTTCGCCGCTGCGGCTTCGTTCACGTGTCGGTTGGGGGACCGAGGTGAGTTTCCAAACGCCCGTTTCCGGGTCAAAATCGGTCGCGGAATCTTGGGTTCGTTGGCGTCAACGCGGAGGGATGAATCGGCGTGCGGCGAGCGAAAACTCGTCCTCCGGCAGTGCCAGTCACATTCAGCGACATGTGCGTTTGGATCCACCGATGTTGTCGGTCGAACTCGCCCACGACAGCGTCGTGCCGCGTTTACACGATCTCGCCACCGTCACGACCGTATCGATGGGGGCGGCGATGTCTCGCGCCGACGCGGATCAATTCGACAGCCTGTTGCAACGTGACGCGTGGTTGTTTGATCTGATCTATCGCGTCGACACACGTCGTTGGATTTGCGTGCTCGATGGCGATAGCGAAGAATCCCGTCGCCGTGCTTTGATCATCACCGAAACGGCCCGCCAAAAAATGGGTAGCGTGCGATTGGATTGGGGGCTGCCGAGCCCATTGGATCTGCAACATCGAGGTGCCGCCGCCAAACTGAGTGACCTGTTCGTTCGTGAAACGTTGGCGGCGTCATCCTCCGCGACCGTCACCGACGCAAACCAAGTCCGTTTGGGCACTGCACCGATTGCGATGTCGCCGGTCGCCGCCGAACGGCTTGACGAAGAACTGCGGCGGCTAGCCGAACGGTTGCAACGTCAAGCAGTCACCGTGTCTGGGCAAGCCGAAATGCTGCGACCGTAA
- the rho gene encoding transcription termination factor Rho gives MAKKKRTSRSRSGSGNGASGSYGNSGNNNSGNGKPRVRRRRRGGGGGGGGGGQNDRGQGGGQGNGEPADIPSDAPLEESVGILELHPNGYGFLRSTENNYSRERSDPFVPGTMIEKFGLRQGVYLKAMVQQARRQQGPRVREIVDVDGMAPEAYLEVKNFDSLTAINPEQWLRLEAGRKPLTNRVIDLLAPMGKGQRALIVAPPRSGKTVMLQDIASGIAQNHPDVKLIVLLVDERPEEVTDMRRNVHNGEVVASSLDMDVESHVRLSQLVIDRAKRLAEMGQDVFLMLDSITRLARAFNKWVGRGGRGGATMTGGLDIKAMDIPKKLFATARAFQEGGSLTIIGTALVDTNSRMDEAIFQEFKGTGNMELVLDRRLADRRVWPSIDISQSGTRREELLHDEETYEAVTMLRRTLSSMHPVDAMEQLTKQLGRFDSNDEFIKLISGAKTSL, from the coding sequence ATGGCAAAAAAGAAACGGACCAGTCGCAGCCGAAGCGGTTCCGGTAACGGAGCCTCAGGTTCGTATGGCAACAGCGGCAATAACAATAGTGGCAACGGAAAACCTCGTGTCCGCCGACGTCGACGCGGCGGTGGCGGTGGCGGTGGTGGCGGCGGCCAAAATGACCGCGGCCAAGGCGGCGGACAGGGCAATGGCGAACCAGCGGATATCCCCAGCGATGCGCCGCTCGAGGAAAGCGTTGGCATCCTCGAACTGCACCCCAACGGCTACGGCTTCCTGCGGAGCACCGAGAACAATTACTCGCGTGAACGCAGCGATCCGTTTGTCCCCGGCACGATGATTGAAAAGTTTGGACTTCGCCAAGGTGTTTACCTAAAGGCCATGGTCCAACAAGCACGTCGCCAACAAGGTCCCCGGGTGCGTGAAATTGTCGACGTCGACGGGATGGCGCCCGAGGCGTACCTCGAAGTCAAAAACTTTGACTCGTTGACAGCGATCAACCCCGAGCAGTGGCTACGACTGGAAGCCGGCCGCAAACCGCTGACGAATCGCGTCATCGACCTGCTGGCTCCGATGGGCAAGGGACAACGCGCCCTGATCGTTGCACCACCACGCAGCGGTAAAACCGTGATGTTGCAAGACATTGCCTCAGGCATCGCGCAAAACCACCCCGACGTGAAACTGATCGTTTTGCTGGTTGACGAACGTCCCGAAGAAGTCACGGACATGCGTCGCAACGTCCACAATGGCGAAGTCGTCGCGAGCAGCCTAGACATGGACGTCGAAAGCCATGTTCGATTAAGCCAATTGGTGATTGACCGTGCGAAACGGCTCGCCGAAATGGGGCAAGACGTCTTCTTGATGCTCGACTCGATCACCCGACTCGCTCGCGCGTTCAACAAATGGGTTGGACGCGGCGGACGCGGTGGTGCGACGATGACCGGCGGTTTGGACATCAAAGCGATGGACATTCCTAAGAAGCTGTTCGCCACGGCTCGAGCGTTCCAAGAAGGCGGCTCGCTGACCATCATCGGCACCGCACTTGTGGATACCAACAGCCGTATGGACGAAGCGATTTTCCAAGAGTTCAAGGGAACGGGCAACATGGAATTGGTGCTCGATCGCCGACTTGCCGATCGCCGCGTTTGGCCTTCGATCGACATCAGCCAAAGTGGTACTCGACGCGAAGAATTGCTTCACGACGAAGAGACCTACGAGGCGGTCACGATGTTGCGGCGAACGCTTAGCAGCATGCATCCAGTCGACGCAATGGAACAGCTGACCAAACAGCTTGGCCGATTCGACAGCAATGACGAATTCATCAAACTCATCAGCGGCGCCAAAACGTCACTGTAG
- a CDS encoding type II secretion system protein GspG encodes MNCHSQTNPTCVRRPHARVASRRRKGFTLLELLLVLSILVVIGGIAIMNLGGAQEDAYRDSTTTQLNSLKQAIERYRIKLGSLPETLEALKDGPSDAAKKAKWTRPILDAIPNDAWGNPLVYSLNSGKYEIRSAGPDGQVNTDDDITAEGS; translated from the coding sequence ATGAATTGCCATTCGCAAACCAACCCCACTTGTGTCCGACGTCCCCACGCCCGAGTCGCTAGCCGGCGACGAAAAGGCTTTACGCTGCTCGAGTTGTTGCTCGTATTGTCCATCCTTGTGGTGATTGGCGGTATCGCGATCATGAATCTCGGTGGAGCCCAAGAGGACGCGTACCGCGACTCGACGACCACCCAACTGAACTCGCTCAAACAAGCGATCGAGCGTTATCGAATCAAGTTGGGGTCGCTGCCCGAGACGCTCGAAGCGCTCAAGGACGGTCCTAGCGACGCGGCCAAGAAAGCCAAGTGGACTCGCCCCATCCTGGACGCCATTCCGAATGATGCTTGGGGCAATCCATTGGTCTATTCGCTCAATAGCGGAAAGTATGAAATTCGTAGTGCCGGACCCGATGGCCAAGTCAACACGGATGATGACATCACGGCTGAAGGCTCCTAA